The proteins below come from a single Nocardioides eburneiflavus genomic window:
- a CDS encoding right-handed parallel beta-helix repeat-containing protein, with protein sequence MADARAALLCLTVLAAATVPASTAYAGDGPRTWRVGPGRELAVPSQAAAVARDGDTVLIDPGTYSGDAATWTQDDLTLRGDGGRAHLRADGRDAQGKAIWVIAGDRVTVDRVELSGAAVPDRNGAGIRHEGTDLTVTRSWFHDNQMGILTGADPESDVVVTRSRFFRNGAGDGLSHSLYVGAVRSLSVSGSWFSDVDRGHHVKSRAARTTVVANRISDGDSTASYSIDLPDGGRSLVAGNVVVQGPRSENSALVSYGAEGLTQPSQRLWVVNNTFVNRRSTGTFVAVAGGSVVRLRNNLLVGPGDLASGRARARANLRVGLGSFVAPGREDFRLRASARAVDRGRTVPRRWRARWEHVAPTGLVRRPTVGPTDLGAFERR encoded by the coding sequence GTGGCTGACGCGCGGGCGGCCCTCCTCTGCCTGACGGTCCTCGCGGCCGCGACCGTGCCCGCCTCCACGGCGTACGCCGGCGACGGTCCGCGGACCTGGCGCGTGGGCCCCGGCCGGGAGCTGGCGGTGCCGAGCCAGGCCGCGGCCGTCGCACGGGACGGCGACACCGTCCTCATCGACCCCGGCACCTACTCCGGCGACGCGGCGACCTGGACCCAGGACGACCTCACGCTGCGCGGCGACGGTGGCCGCGCCCACCTGCGCGCCGACGGCCGTGACGCGCAGGGCAAGGCGATCTGGGTCATCGCCGGCGACCGCGTCACCGTCGACCGGGTCGAGCTCAGCGGCGCGGCGGTGCCCGACCGCAACGGCGCCGGCATCCGCCACGAGGGCACCGACCTCACCGTCACGCGCAGCTGGTTCCACGACAACCAGATGGGCATCCTCACCGGCGCCGACCCCGAGAGTGACGTGGTCGTCACCCGTTCGCGCTTCTTCCGCAACGGCGCCGGCGACGGACTGTCCCACAGCCTCTACGTGGGGGCGGTCCGGTCGCTGTCCGTCAGCGGCAGCTGGTTCAGCGACGTCGACCGGGGTCACCACGTCAAGTCGCGTGCGGCCCGCACCACGGTCGTGGCCAACCGGATCAGCGACGGCGACTCCACGGCCAGCTACTCGATCGACCTGCCCGACGGCGGCCGGTCCCTCGTCGCCGGCAACGTGGTCGTCCAGGGGCCGCGCTCGGAGAACTCCGCCCTGGTGTCCTACGGCGCCGAGGGGCTGACGCAGCCGTCGCAGAGGCTGTGGGTCGTCAACAACACCTTCGTCAACCGTCGCTCCACCGGCACCTTCGTCGCAGTGGCGGGCGGCAGCGTCGTACGCCTGCGCAACAACCTCCTCGTCGGTCCCGGTGACCTCGCCAGCGGACGCGCCCGCGCGCGGGCCAACCTCCGCGTCGGGCTCGGGAGCTTCGTCGCCCCGGGCCGCGAGGACTTCCGGCTGCGTGCGTCGGCGCGGGCCGTCGACCGCGGCCGGACCGTGCCACGGCGGTGGCGGGCGCGCTGGGAGCACGTCGCTCCGACCGGGCTCGTCCGCAGGCCGACGGTCGGCCCCACCGACCTCGGCGCCTTCGAGCGGCGGTGA